The nucleotide sequence GTCAGGACGGCCCGGCTTACTTGAAGCGATAAGTGATACGGCCCTTGGTCAGGTCGTAGGGCGTCAGTTCAACCAGAACTTCATCCCCGGCGAGGACGCGAATGCGGTTCTTGCGCATTTTGCCGGCGGTGTGGCCCAGCACTTCATGCCCGTTTTCGAGCCGGACGCGGAACATGGCATTGGGGAGGAGTTCCTCCACCTTGCCGCGCATCTCAAGAATTTCCTCTTTCGGCATCAAAGCTCCTAAGGTCAAATTGGTTGCTAGATAGATATTCGGAAATGCGCAAAATGCAAGCTTTTCCGCTTGGAGAGGATGGAATCCGGTTTTCTCTCTGTCATTGCCGGGCTTGACTCGGCAATCCATCTGGCCCGTATCCTGGCGGTTGGCATGGATTACCGGGTCAAGCCCGGTAATGACAAAGAGGGGCCTATTGTCGTTATGGTACTCCTATAGCCACCCCAGACACCCTCATTGCCACCTCGCACTTCATTGTCATCCCTGCGAAAGCGGGGATCCAGCTTTGCTGCAGGTTAGGAGGGAGAGGGGCTGCCAGTCTAGCGCGGCGCCATCGCGGACAGCGAGATTCACACCCCGGATGGCGGCGCGATGCCGAAGCGGGTGCGGATGCGGTCCATCAGGAGATCGCGGACCTGACGATAGGCGGCGAGCCGGGCTTCGCGGCTGCCTTCGACGGCGGTGGGGTCCGGAGTCGGCCAATATTCGACTTCGCAGGCCATATGGCGGGTCAGCTCGACGGCGTTGTGCTGGGCTTCCGGGCTAAGGGAAATCACGAGATCGAAGGAGGCGTCCTGAAGCTCGTCGAAGGTCTTCGAACGATGGCGGCTGAGATCGAGCCCGATTTCATCAAGGACGGCGAGGCAAAGGGGATCGGGCTCGACCTCGCCTTTGCGCACGCCGACCGAGTCGATGAAGATGCGCTTGCCGAGCAGATATTTGGCGATGGCCTCGGCCATGGGTGAGCGGACGCGGTTCATGCTGCAGGCAAACAGCACGCTCGTGGGGTTGGAAGTTGGCCGGGACGGGCCGTCGAAGTTCATCATCAGCCCGTCACATGCGGATCTGGAGCACGCAGAGCAGCGTGAACAGGCGGCGCGCGGTGTCGCTGTCGATGGTGATGCGGTCGGCCAGCCGCTCGCGCAGGATGTCCGAGCCTTCGTTATGGATGCCGCGGCGGCCCATGTCGATGGCTTCGATCTGGCGCGGGGAGGCGCTTTTGATGGCCTTGAAATAGCTGTCGCAGATCAGGAAATATTCTTTGATCACGCGGCGGAACGGCGTGAGCGGCAGAACTACGGTCTCAAGCGCG is from Govania unica and encodes:
- the infA gene encoding translation initiation factor IF-1, whose protein sequence is MPKEEILEMRGKVEELLPNAMFRVRLENGHEVLGHTAGKMRKNRIRVLAGDEVLVELTPYDLTKGRITYRFK
- a CDS encoding arsenate-mycothiol transferase ArsC — its product is MMNFDGPSRPTSNPTSVLFACSMNRVRSPMAEAIAKYLLGKRIFIDSVGVRKGEVEPDPLCLAVLDEIGLDLSRHRSKTFDELQDASFDLVISLSPEAQHNAVELTRHMACEVEYWPTPDPTAVEGSREARLAAYRQVRDLLMDRIRTRFGIAPPSGV
- a CDS encoding UPF0262 family protein — translated: MSGDEAQDPRQDDRQRITDLKLDERSILRRNPDIEHERRVAIFDLIEDNLFVPATRYPENYVGPYHVLLRMEDNRLAIDIKTIDSAALETVVLPLTPFRRVIKEYFLICDSYFKAIKSASPRQIEAIDMGRRGIHNEGSDILRERLADRITIDSDTARRLFTLLCVLQIRM